From the Thermococcus guaymasensis DSM 11113 genome, one window contains:
- a CDS encoding 4Fe-4S dicluster domain-containing protein produces MSKKIFLDYKRCIGCKACEVACEMTHGEARIRVFEFPDLFTVPFNCRHCEKAPCLNVCPTGALFRDEDGAVAFDPLKCIGCLMCAVACPFGVPKLDEENKIMDKCDLCADRRAEGKLPACVSACPTEALKFGDVNEILWNREGRVVANLKESAEKGEGEKAYIVL; encoded by the coding sequence ATGAGCAAGAAGATTTTCCTCGACTATAAGCGCTGTATCGGCTGTAAGGCCTGTGAAGTGGCCTGTGAAATGACTCACGGCGAAGCCCGCATCAGGGTCTTCGAGTTCCCCGACCTCTTCACCGTCCCCTTCAACTGCCGCCACTGTGAAAAGGCTCCCTGTCTCAACGTCTGTCCGACCGGAGCCCTCTTCAGGGACGAGGATGGCGCTGTTGCCTTCGACCCCCTCAAGTGTATCGGCTGTCTCATGTGTGCTGTCGCCTGTCCCTTCGGTGTCCCCAAGCTCGACGAGGAGAACAAGATTATGGACAAGTGCGACCTCTGTGCCGACAGGAGAGCCGAAGGAAAGCTTCCGGCCTGTGTCTCGGCCTGCCCAACTGAGGCACTCAAGTTCGGCGATGTGAACGAGATACTCTGGAACAGGGAAGGAAGGGTAGTTGCCAACCTGAAGGAGTCAGCCGAGAAGGGAGAGGGCGAGAAGGCGTACATCGTCCTTTGA
- a CDS encoding proton-conducting transporter transmembrane domain-containing protein, which translates to MIELVLVSALIPFALLLVWKFEGRTADLIANSVLGVSLLLNGVAVYDFFSKGSEKVYHTSYVTTGNLGEVFGINVDVASMLMGFVSILIAFLMAVYTSKFLDSGKGKFYALFGLLAGASMVFIYSTNLVQFAVALELMAIAMLFLVELGGAKTDALKAFLVLNVGVLLILGAVAVLGAGQDLTKATYDGTAFLLLIFAAFMMSSQLPFYSWLPDSTASPVPASAYVHSASIVPLGAYMLFRVIQYMKPNDEYFWVLGGLSVALVILMMIYYPLQRDAKRLIAYSTIAQTGVAYITLAYALLGHVEGIQIALYQVVNHAVVKALAFASVGGLALAYGTTDLKLIKGMRRTVPWTSIAWFLSFLGLSGVLPLGLFFSKAFTIMSTSHAKGIASWLFPGVVLIDAAILLVVVLLWFRESFFGEGEAKKEPKVIVAVLVVLIIVGIVMPWVSLDVVMKIGFAG; encoded by the coding sequence ATGATCGAACTGGTGCTGGTTTCAGCGCTCATCCCCTTTGCGCTCCTGCTCGTCTGGAAGTTCGAAGGAAGAACGGCCGACCTCATAGCGAACTCGGTCCTCGGCGTTTCCCTGCTCCTCAATGGCGTAGCGGTCTATGACTTCTTCTCAAAGGGCTCCGAGAAAGTCTATCATACGAGCTACGTTACCACCGGCAACCTCGGCGAGGTCTTTGGGATAAACGTGGACGTCGCTTCAATGCTCATGGGCTTCGTCTCGATACTGATTGCGTTCTTGATGGCCGTTTATACGAGCAAGTTCCTCGACTCCGGAAAAGGAAAGTTCTACGCGCTCTTCGGCCTGCTTGCAGGGGCCAGCATGGTCTTCATATACTCCACAAACCTCGTCCAGTTTGCGGTTGCCCTTGAGCTGATGGCGATAGCGATGCTCTTCTTAGTTGAGCTCGGCGGCGCCAAGACCGACGCCCTCAAGGCCTTCCTCGTCCTCAACGTTGGCGTGCTCCTCATACTTGGGGCCGTGGCCGTCCTCGGCGCGGGACAGGATTTGACCAAGGCCACCTACGACGGCACAGCCTTCCTGCTGCTAATTTTCGCCGCCTTCATGATGAGCTCCCAGCTCCCGTTCTACTCATGGCTCCCAGATTCAACCGCTTCACCGGTTCCAGCAAGTGCTTACGTCCACTCCGCCTCAATCGTCCCGCTCGGTGCCTACATGCTCTTCCGTGTCATTCAGTACATGAAGCCAAACGATGAGTACTTCTGGGTTCTCGGTGGTTTGAGCGTTGCTCTCGTAATCCTGATGATGATTTACTACCCGCTCCAGCGCGATGCAAAGAGGCTCATTGCCTATTCCACCATAGCTCAGACTGGGGTTGCCTACATAACCCTCGCCTACGCGCTCCTCGGTCACGTGGAGGGAATTCAGATTGCCCTCTACCAGGTCGTCAACCACGCCGTCGTTAAGGCCCTCGCCTTCGCTTCCGTTGGCGGGCTTGCGCTCGCCTACGGCACGACCGACCTCAAGCTCATTAAGGGCATGAGGAGAACCGTCCCGTGGACGAGCATAGCCTGGTTCCTCAGCTTCCTTGGTCTCTCGGGTGTCTTACCTCTCGGACTGTTCTTCAGCAAGGCCTTCACAATCATGAGCACCAGCCACGCCAAGGGAATTGCCTCGTGGCTCTTTCCAGGAGTTGTTCTTATAGATGCCGCAATACTGCTCGTGGTCGTTCTCCTCTGGTTCAGGGAGAGCTTTTTCGGCGAGGGCGAAGCCAAGAAGGAGCCGAAAGTCATCGTTGCAGTGCTGGTCGTCCTCATAATCGTTGGCATAGTAATGCCCTGGGTAAGCCTCGACGTTGTGATGAAGATAGGCTTTGCGGGGTGA
- a CDS encoding HypC/HybG/HupF family hydrogenase formation chaperone, whose amino-acid sequence MCLATVAKVLEVNREKGTAWVDFGGVRREARIDLMPDVKPGEYVLIHTGFIIEKVDEQTAREILSAWEEVFKAEENALGGYYYPGD is encoded by the coding sequence ATGTGCTTAGCAACCGTCGCTAAGGTTTTGGAGGTTAACAGAGAGAAGGGAACCGCGTGGGTTGACTTCGGCGGCGTTAGGAGAGAGGCGAGGATTGATCTGATGCCCGACGTCAAGCCCGGCGAGTACGTGCTGATTCACACGGGTTTCATAATAGAGAAGGTGGATGAGCAAACGGCCAGAGAGATACTTAGTGCCTGGGAGGAGGTCTTCAAAGCCGAGGAGAACGCACTTGGAGGCTATTACTACCCGGGTGATTGA
- a CDS encoding TetR/AcrR family transcriptional regulator, whose protein sequence is MKSPGKTREKLVSAAMELFAKKGFDKATVDEIVNRAGVAKGTFYLYFKSKDDLIKEIAVDAMPIAAFPSLQDPYITVSYPTLREFLLALGREFLEFYGKNYRREIFFSLLAFRKRSKSLDLLYRESCSELLRTGARRIMVYTKVGFAQALVAFQVFIGSLLHYLHAKECVGFSDEEYLNHLVDVVTSYLKLSAEI, encoded by the coding sequence ATGAAATCCCCGGGTAAAACCCGCGAGAAACTCGTCTCCGCGGCAATGGAGCTCTTTGCGAAGAAGGGCTTCGATAAGGCCACTGTAGATGAGATAGTGAATCGTGCCGGGGTCGCAAAGGGCACGTTCTACCTCTACTTTAAGAGCAAGGATGACCTCATAAAGGAGATTGCCGTTGATGCCATGCCCATAGCTGCGTTTCCCTCCCTTCAAGACCCTTACATCACTGTTTCGTACCCCACTCTCAGGGAATTTCTTCTGGCCTTGGGCAGGGAGTTTTTGGAATTCTACGGCAAAAACTACCGCCGTGAGATATTCTTCAGCCTCTTAGCCTTTAGAAAACGGAGTAAATCCCTCGATTTACTTTATCGTGAGTCCTGCTCCGAGCTCCTTAGAACTGGGGCCCGCAGAATAATGGTTTATACGAAAGTCGGGTTTGCTCAGGCCCTCGTAGCCTTTCAGGTCTTCATTGGTTCCTTGCTCCACTATCTACACGCGAAGGAGTGCGTTGGTTTCAGCGACGAGGAGTACCTAAACCACTTGGTGGATGTTGTTACATCGTACCTTAAGTTATCTGCTGAGATATGA
- the fdhF gene encoding formate dehydrogenase subunit alpha produces MNVAEKLVPVVCPWCSVGCRFYAVSVNGYIRRIEFDYDHPTVNRGKLCPKGVASYQFINSSKRLKKPLKRVGEKGEGKFEEISWDEAYRIIAEKIKEIKETYGPEAIAFLGSEKITLEENYLVHKLSKAIGTNHLDFPGRYCQYSNSPARMAVFGSAPATNPFEDVAKAELIVIWGHNPAETAPVFFGQYIEKALDNGAEMVVIDPRATRGHKYASMHLKPYPGTDLAIALALLNVVISEELYDREFVQERTTGFEELKEAVKDYTPEWAEKISGVPAEDIRKVARLIATKRTALLVNEGMNQHVNGFEMAVALANLIAITGNIGKEGVWSGVFPGAQCGFCAAMSGIAPNKLPTGKLVTDEAARAELERLWGFKIPDWVGFDLTTMIREAGNKIRMMYIVAGNIAKSAPNSGWVREQLKKLDFLVVQDIFLTETAKYADIVLPAAAWFEKTGTAISAERRVQRTYKAAEAPGEAKPDWLIIVELAKELGLGEYFKYEHPDEILREINSVIPVFKGATPEYLAEHPEGCFFPCTEPGEGTKVLFKKGFKTADGKAHLQPVKWREPPEMPDEEYPLWLTNFREVGHWHTGTMTFESPSLEKRWPEEYVMINPKDAEKYGIRSGDLVKVETRRGSILVRAEVTEHVREGVIAMPWHWNVNFLTLDVIHEKTKMAELKAVAARVRKVEE; encoded by the coding sequence ATGAACGTGGCTGAAAAGCTCGTGCCGGTTGTGTGCCCCTGGTGTTCCGTCGGCTGCAGGTTCTACGCAGTCAGTGTCAATGGATACATCAGGAGGATTGAATTCGACTACGACCACCCCACCGTCAACCGCGGAAAGCTCTGCCCCAAGGGCGTTGCTTCCTACCAGTTCATCAACAGCTCCAAGAGACTCAAGAAGCCCCTCAAGCGCGTTGGAGAGAAGGGAGAAGGGAAGTTCGAGGAGATAAGCTGGGATGAGGCCTACAGAATAATCGCCGAGAAGATTAAGGAAATCAAAGAGACATACGGCCCAGAAGCGATAGCGTTCCTCGGAAGCGAGAAGATAACCCTCGAGGAGAACTACCTAGTCCACAAGCTGTCCAAGGCCATAGGAACCAACCACCTCGACTTCCCGGGCAGATACTGCCAGTACTCCAACAGCCCTGCCAGAATGGCGGTTTTTGGAAGCGCTCCAGCTACAAACCCCTTCGAGGACGTCGCCAAGGCCGAGCTGATAGTCATCTGGGGCCACAACCCGGCTGAAACCGCGCCGGTGTTCTTCGGCCAGTACATCGAGAAGGCCCTTGATAACGGCGCCGAGATGGTCGTCATAGACCCGCGCGCCACGAGGGGCCACAAGTACGCGAGCATGCACCTCAAGCCCTACCCCGGAACCGACCTCGCGATAGCCTTAGCCCTGCTCAACGTCGTCATAAGCGAGGAGCTCTACGACAGGGAGTTCGTCCAGGAGAGAACCACTGGCTTCGAGGAGCTCAAAGAGGCTGTTAAGGACTACACCCCTGAGTGGGCCGAGAAGATAAGCGGTGTTCCTGCTGAAGACATAAGAAAGGTCGCGAGGCTAATAGCGACGAAGAGAACGGCCCTTCTCGTCAACGAGGGAATGAACCAGCACGTCAACGGCTTTGAGATGGCAGTCGCCCTCGCGAACCTCATAGCGATCACCGGCAACATAGGCAAAGAGGGCGTATGGAGCGGTGTCTTCCCAGGAGCGCAGTGCGGATTCTGTGCGGCGATGAGCGGTATCGCCCCCAACAAGCTCCCGACAGGAAAGCTCGTCACCGACGAGGCCGCGAGGGCCGAGCTTGAGAGGCTCTGGGGCTTCAAGATACCGGACTGGGTTGGCTTCGACCTGACGACGATGATACGGGAGGCTGGTAACAAGATACGCATGATGTACATCGTCGCCGGCAACATCGCCAAGTCTGCCCCGAACAGCGGGTGGGTTAGAGAACAGCTCAAGAAGCTCGACTTCCTCGTCGTTCAGGACATATTCCTCACCGAGACGGCCAAATACGCTGATATAGTCCTTCCAGCGGCAGCGTGGTTTGAGAAGACCGGAACCGCAATAAGTGCCGAGAGGCGCGTACAGAGAACTTACAAGGCCGCTGAAGCTCCAGGGGAGGCCAAGCCGGACTGGCTCATCATCGTTGAGCTGGCTAAGGAGCTCGGCCTCGGCGAGTACTTCAAGTACGAGCACCCCGATGAGATTCTCAGGGAGATAAACAGCGTCATCCCGGTCTTCAAGGGCGCGACTCCGGAATATCTCGCCGAGCACCCCGAGGGATGCTTCTTCCCGTGCACCGAGCCCGGTGAGGGAACGAAGGTTCTCTTCAAGAAGGGCTTCAAGACCGCCGATGGAAAGGCCCACCTCCAGCCCGTCAAGTGGCGCGAGCCGCCGGAGATGCCCGACGAAGAGTACCCGCTCTGGCTCACCAACTTCAGGGAAGTTGGCCACTGGCACACAGGAACCATGACCTTCGAGAGCCCCAGCCTTGAGAAGCGCTGGCCAGAGGAGTACGTAATGATCAACCCGAAGGACGCCGAGAAGTACGGCATAAGGAGCGGAGACCTCGTCAAGGTCGAGACGAGGCGCGGAAGCATTCTCGTCAGGGCAGAGGTTACCGAGCACGTGAGAGAGGGTGTCATAGCGATGCCGTGGCACTGGAACGTCAACTTCCTGACACTTGATGTAATTCACGAGAAGACCAAGATGGCCGAGCTCAAGGCCGTCGCGGCCAGGGTTAGGAAGGTGGAGGAGTGA
- the hypF gene encoding carbamoyltransferase HypF, giving the protein MKAYRIHVQGIVQAVGFRPFIYRIAHEHNLRGYVKNLGDAGVEIVVEGREEDIEAFIRDIHRKKPPLARIDRLEKKEIPPQGFDRFYIEKSSKGGKGGDSIIPPDIAICEDCLRELFDPTNKRYMYPFIVCTNCGPRFTIIEDLPYDRENTTMREFPMCDFCESEYKDPLNRRYHAEPVCCPVCGPSYRLYTSDGEEITGDPLRKAAELIDRGYIVAIKGIGGIHLACDATNEEVVAELRKRTFRPQKPFAIMADSIETIKEFAYVSEAEEEELTSYRRPIVTLRKREPFPLPENLAPGLHTIGVMLPYAGTHYILFHWSKTKVYVMTSANYPGMPMVKDNERAFEELREMADYLLLHNRKILNRADDSVIRFVDGRRAVIRRSRGFVPLPIEIPFNYRGLAVGAELMNAFGVAKNGKVYPSQYIGNTGKVEVLEFMREAIGHFKKILRVRELDLIVADLHPSYNTTKLAMELANEMGVELLQVQHHYAHIASVLAEKNLESAVGIAVDGVGYGTDGNVWGGEVIYLSYEDVERLAHIDYYPLPGGDLASYYPLRALMGILSKIYSVEELEGIITRCCPKAIESLRYGKVEFNVVLTQLAKGINTSYASSTGRVLDALAVLLNVAYRRHYEGEPAMKLESFAIKGKNDLGFTVPVEGELIRVEELFTQALDVLEKASPADIAYSVHLALARAFAEVAIEKAREFGVKDVVMSGGVAYNELIVKTVRKAVEASGLKFHVTTEVPRGDNGINVGQAFLGGLYLEGYLTREDLML; this is encoded by the coding sequence ATGAAGGCTTACCGCATTCACGTTCAAGGCATCGTCCAGGCCGTCGGGTTCAGGCCTTTCATCTACCGGATAGCTCACGAGCATAACCTGAGAGGTTACGTCAAGAACCTCGGGGATGCGGGAGTCGAGATAGTCGTGGAGGGGCGAGAGGAGGATATAGAGGCCTTCATACGGGACATCCACCGCAAGAAGCCCCCACTCGCAAGGATTGATAGGCTTGAGAAGAAAGAAATCCCGCCCCAGGGGTTCGACCGCTTTTACATCGAGAAGAGCTCCAAGGGCGGAAAGGGAGGGGACTCGATAATCCCGCCCGACATAGCAATCTGTGAGGACTGCCTGAGGGAGCTCTTCGACCCCACTAACAAGCGCTACATGTACCCCTTCATCGTCTGCACCAACTGCGGACCGAGGTTCACAATCATCGAGGACCTGCCCTACGACCGCGAGAACACGACCATGAGAGAGTTCCCGATGTGCGACTTCTGTGAGAGTGAGTACAAAGACCCGCTCAACAGGCGCTACCACGCCGAGCCCGTCTGCTGTCCGGTCTGCGGGCCGAGCTACAGGCTCTACACGAGTGACGGCGAGGAGATAACCGGAGACCCGCTCAGGAAGGCGGCAGAGCTGATAGACAGGGGCTACATCGTCGCCATCAAGGGAATCGGTGGCATTCACTTAGCGTGCGACGCGACCAACGAGGAGGTCGTTGCCGAGCTGAGGAAGAGGACTTTCCGGCCCCAGAAGCCCTTTGCAATAATGGCGGACTCAATTGAGACGATCAAAGAATTCGCCTACGTCAGTGAAGCCGAGGAAGAGGAGTTGACAAGCTACAGGAGACCAATCGTGACGCTCCGCAAGAGGGAGCCCTTCCCGCTCCCAGAGAACCTCGCACCGGGTTTGCACACCATCGGCGTCATGTTGCCCTACGCGGGAACGCACTACATCCTCTTCCACTGGAGCAAAACGAAGGTCTACGTCATGACCTCGGCGAACTACCCTGGAATGCCGATGGTCAAGGACAACGAGAGGGCCTTTGAAGAGCTGAGGGAGATGGCCGACTACCTGCTCCTCCACAACAGGAAGATACTCAACCGCGCGGACGACAGCGTGATTCGCTTTGTTGACGGAAGGAGGGCAGTGATAAGGAGGAGCAGAGGTTTCGTCCCGCTTCCGATAGAGATTCCCTTCAACTACCGCGGTTTAGCCGTTGGCGCCGAGCTGATGAACGCCTTCGGCGTGGCCAAGAACGGAAAGGTCTACCCGAGCCAGTACATCGGCAACACCGGAAAGGTTGAAGTCCTTGAGTTCATGAGGGAAGCCATAGGGCACTTCAAAAAGATACTCCGCGTTAGGGAGCTCGATTTAATCGTTGCCGACCTCCACCCGAGCTACAACACGACGAAATTGGCTATGGAGCTTGCGAACGAGATGGGAGTTGAGCTCCTCCAGGTTCAGCACCACTACGCCCACATAGCGAGCGTTTTGGCGGAGAAGAACCTTGAGAGTGCCGTGGGAATAGCGGTTGATGGAGTGGGCTACGGGACGGACGGAAACGTGTGGGGCGGTGAGGTAATTTATCTTTCATACGAGGATGTCGAGAGGCTGGCACACATAGACTACTACCCGCTCCCCGGCGGAGATCTGGCGAGCTACTACCCGCTCAGGGCTTTAATGGGAATTCTGAGCAAGATATACAGCGTTGAGGAGCTGGAGGGAATCATAACAAGGTGCTGCCCAAAGGCCATCGAGAGCCTCCGCTACGGAAAGGTTGAGTTCAACGTCGTACTGACCCAGCTGGCGAAGGGCATCAACACGAGCTACGCGTCCTCAACTGGAAGGGTTCTCGACGCCCTGGCAGTCCTGCTAAACGTCGCCTACAGGAGGCACTACGAGGGAGAGCCTGCAATGAAGCTTGAGAGCTTCGCGATAAAGGGCAAGAACGACCTCGGCTTTACCGTCCCGGTTGAAGGCGAGCTAATAAGGGTTGAAGAGCTCTTCACCCAGGCTCTCGATGTCCTCGAAAAGGCCTCACCAGCGGACATAGCCTACTCAGTTCACCTGGCATTGGCGAGGGCCTTCGCAGAGGTCGCGATTGAGAAGGCAAGGGAGTTCGGCGTGAAGGACGTGGTCATGAGCGGGGGTGTTGCCTACAACGAGCTTATAGTGAAAACCGTGAGGAAGGCGGTTGAGGCGTCGGGCCTTAAGTTCCACGTCACGACGGAAGTCCCACGCGGAGACAACGGAATAAACGTCGGCCAGGCCTTCCTCGGCGGGCTGTATCTGGAGGGCTACCTGACGAGGGAGGACTTGATGCTCTAA
- a CDS encoding proton-conducting transporter transmembrane domain-containing protein, translating into MILEYAIGAFILGGLIGLIRDYKASVKASSFIAFLGSLALLWQVYAVYTNGPVSGDLFGIPVRIDDLSIVFLLIIGLVGAAASLYAINYMELFEKVGKGWVYAVAYNTFLASMVLVVTVDSMEYFVMSWELMTLSSFILVFFSEKARDVNASVKYYITMHFLDTIPLFLALGTAYSLVGSFEELTFENIHTALLTAPESTKWVLTALLMVAFMAKAGIVPFQFWVAETYRAAPTSVSAVMAGAMEKVAIYGLIALIWRTVGTSYSLGLFVATLGAITLTVGTLYALRETNAKRLLAYHSIGQMGYIWLGIGIGMALIPKGGFLGAVGALGAFAGLFHALNHAIFKASLFLSAGAVEYRTGTVDLNELGGLGKTMKGTALAALFASLAISGVPPFNGFISKWLIYVSGYYSNSYILALGAVLAAFISAATLASFIKFYGTQFGGEMKRYENVQEAPVSMLIGQWILAGLTLLIGVFPRTVTGILNDAVTEIPNVFNAPIEDNIYKIGFQSVMFSPVMFVILLGALAVGLYFSFRPEYGKTARPWDCGSTEIDEDEYRTNAEGYYNWYEEKIGSFYHLGDWFYRVGAGAIHYLVRAYLWMASYFTKIVDTPYTKVETLDDLREREIMHIDEEVFKPLIRFLNIARDVIPGIRLGTFVVLALVVVGAIIGILIVL; encoded by the coding sequence ATGATACTCGAATACGCGATTGGAGCGTTCATCCTCGGTGGTCTAATCGGCCTAATTAGGGACTACAAAGCCAGTGTTAAGGCGTCGAGCTTCATCGCCTTCCTCGGTTCACTCGCGCTCCTCTGGCAGGTTTACGCAGTCTACACCAATGGCCCTGTCTCGGGCGACCTCTTCGGAATTCCCGTTAGGATAGACGACCTCTCGATAGTGTTCCTCCTCATAATCGGCCTCGTTGGAGCGGCGGCTTCGCTCTACGCGATAAACTACATGGAGCTCTTCGAGAAGGTCGGAAAGGGATGGGTCTACGCGGTGGCCTACAACACGTTCCTCGCGAGCATGGTCCTCGTCGTCACCGTTGACAGCATGGAGTACTTCGTAATGAGCTGGGAGCTCATGACGCTCAGCTCGTTCATACTAGTCTTCTTCAGCGAAAAAGCGAGGGACGTCAACGCGAGCGTCAAGTACTACATCACCATGCACTTCCTTGACACGATACCGCTCTTCCTCGCCCTGGGAACCGCTTACTCCCTCGTGGGGAGCTTTGAGGAACTCACCTTTGAGAACATACACACCGCCCTCCTGACCGCCCCGGAGAGCACCAAGTGGGTTCTTACCGCGCTCCTCATGGTGGCATTCATGGCAAAAGCTGGAATTGTGCCCTTCCAGTTCTGGGTTGCGGAGACCTACCGCGCAGCCCCGACCAGCGTTTCAGCGGTTATGGCCGGTGCAATGGAGAAAGTGGCCATTTATGGCCTTATAGCCCTCATCTGGAGAACCGTCGGAACGAGTTACAGCCTCGGCCTCTTCGTTGCCACCCTCGGTGCCATAACCCTCACCGTTGGAACCCTCTACGCGCTCAGGGAGACCAACGCCAAGAGACTGCTCGCCTACCACTCAATTGGCCAGATGGGCTACATATGGCTCGGAATAGGCATAGGAATGGCCCTCATCCCGAAGGGTGGCTTCCTTGGAGCCGTTGGAGCTCTTGGAGCATTCGCCGGCCTATTCCACGCCCTCAACCACGCGATATTCAAGGCCTCGCTCTTCCTTTCAGCCGGAGCGGTTGAGTACAGAACCGGAACCGTTGACCTCAACGAGCTCGGCGGCCTCGGAAAGACCATGAAAGGAACAGCCTTGGCGGCGCTCTTCGCCTCGCTCGCCATAAGCGGCGTTCCGCCCTTCAACGGCTTCATAAGCAAGTGGCTCATCTATGTCTCAGGCTACTATTCCAACAGCTACATCTTAGCCCTCGGTGCGGTCCTAGCGGCATTCATCAGCGCGGCAACGCTTGCCTCGTTCATCAAGTTCTACGGAACCCAGTTCGGCGGTGAGATGAAGCGCTACGAGAACGTTCAGGAGGCCCCTGTGAGCATGCTCATTGGCCAGTGGATTCTTGCTGGTTTAACTCTTCTCATCGGCGTCTTTCCCAGAACTGTAACGGGAATCCTCAATGACGCTGTCACCGAAATCCCCAACGTCTTCAACGCCCCAATAGAGGACAACATCTACAAGATAGGGTTCCAGTCAGTGATGTTCTCGCCTGTGATGTTCGTTATCCTCCTCGGCGCCCTTGCCGTGGGTCTGTACTTCTCCTTCAGGCCGGAGTACGGCAAAACCGCTAGACCCTGGGACTGCGGTTCAACAGAGATAGACGAGGACGAGTACAGGACGAACGCCGAGGGCTACTACAACTGGTACGAGGAGAAGATAGGCTCGTTCTACCACCTTGGCGACTGGTTCTACCGCGTTGGGGCTGGGGCAATCCACTACCTCGTTAGAGCCTACCTCTGGATGGCGAGCTACTTCACCAAGATAGTTGACACTCCGTACACAAAGGTTGAGACCCTCGATGACCTCCGCGAAAGGGAAATCATGCACATAGACGAGGAGGTCTTCAAGCCACTCATCAGGTTCCTCAACATAGCGAGGGATGTCATCCCGGGAATAAGGCTCGGCACCTTCGTCGTGCTGGCCCTTGTGGTAGTGGGGGCGATTATTGGGATACTGATAGTGCTGTGA
- a CDS encoding HypC/HybG/HupF family hydrogenase formation chaperone — MALMLAGRVVEVRDGKAIVDVDGKLKEARLDFLRDVKPGDYVKIYYGIVLEKVSKEEAEETLARCSYHRSRKLELTFTVSNRRF, encoded by the coding sequence ATGGCCCTGATGCTGGCAGGAAGGGTCGTTGAAGTCAGGGACGGGAAGGCAATAGTCGACGTTGATGGCAAGCTCAAGGAGGCGAGACTGGACTTCCTGAGGGACGTAAAACCGGGGGACTACGTGAAGATTTACTACGGCATAGTCCTTGAGAAGGTCAGTAAAGAAGAGGCCGAGGAGACCCTTGCAAGGTGTTCTTATCATCGCTCAAGGAAGCTCGAACTGACCTTCACGGTTTCAAACCGGAGGTTTTAG
- the hypD gene encoding hydrogenase formation protein HypD yields the protein MESVESVLTPYRDRGIAQKLVEKIREEAKTLDGEIRIMHVCGTHEDTITRSGIRSLLPENVKVVSGPGCPVCITPVEDIVAMQLIMKKAREEGDEIILTTFGDMYKIPTPMGSFADLKGEGYDVRVVYSIYDAYKMAKENPDKTVVHFSPGFETTTAPTAGMLNAVVNEGLENFKIYSVHRLTPQGIEVLIKQKSRIDALIDAGHVSTIIGVRGWEFLSEKYGIPQVVAGFEPNDVLLAILLLIRMYKEGDARVVNEYKRAVKYEGNVVAQELMNRYFKVVDAKWRALGILPRTGLEVRDEFKELEIRNFYHVEVPKNLPDLEKGCLCGAVLRGLAMPTDCPHFGKTCTPRSPVGPCMVSYEGTCHIFYKYGALF from the coding sequence ATGGAGAGTGTCGAGTCGGTTCTGACCCCTTACAGAGACAGGGGAATAGCCCAGAAGCTCGTGGAAAAGATTAGGGAAGAGGCAAAAACCCTCGACGGGGAGATAAGGATAATGCACGTCTGCGGAACCCACGAGGACACAATTACCCGCTCTGGAATACGCTCCCTCTTACCCGAGAACGTCAAAGTCGTCAGCGGGCCCGGCTGTCCCGTCTGCATAACCCCCGTTGAGGACATCGTGGCGATGCAGCTCATAATGAAAAAGGCCCGTGAGGAAGGGGATGAGATAATCCTCACGACCTTCGGCGACATGTACAAGATCCCGACGCCAATGGGAAGCTTTGCCGATTTGAAGGGCGAGGGCTACGACGTGAGGGTGGTTTACTCCATCTACGACGCCTACAAGATGGCCAAGGAAAACCCCGACAAAACTGTCGTCCACTTCAGCCCTGGCTTCGAAACGACAACCGCCCCAACGGCAGGGATGCTCAACGCCGTCGTCAACGAGGGCCTTGAGAACTTCAAGATTTATTCAGTGCATCGGCTCACGCCCCAGGGAATAGAGGTCCTCATAAAGCAGAAGAGCAGGATAGACGCGCTCATAGATGCCGGCCACGTCTCGACGATAATAGGCGTCAGGGGCTGGGAGTTTCTGAGCGAGAAATACGGGATTCCGCAGGTCGTAGCTGGCTTCGAGCCAAACGACGTCCTCCTCGCGATTCTGCTCCTCATACGGATGTACAAGGAAGGAGACGCAAGGGTGGTGAACGAGTACAAGCGCGCCGTTAAGTACGAGGGCAATGTTGTCGCGCAAGAACTCATGAACAGGTATTTCAAGGTGGTCGATGCGAAGTGGCGCGCCCTTGGAATTCTTCCAAGGACAGGGCTGGAGGTCAGGGATGAGTTCAAAGAGCTCGAAATAAGGAACTTCTACCACGTCGAGGTTCCCAAGAACCTGCCTGACCTTGAGAAGGGTTGCCTTTGCGGCGCCGTGCTGAGGGGATTAGCGATGCCAACAGACTGCCCTCACTTCGGAAAGACCTGCACACCGAGGAGCCCCGTCGGCCCGTGCATGGTGTCATACGAGGGGACATGCCACATATTCTACAAGTACGGGGCGCTGTTTTAG